TCCGTCGAGGACAACCTCAAGAGCCTCGGTCTCGACCGGATTCCCGTGGTCAACCTGCGCCGCGCCTCCCGCGCTCCCGGCCTGATCGCCGAAGGCGACCAGGTGGTCGACATCGACGACCAGCTCGCCGTCATGACCGCCCTGCGCGACGAGGGCAAGATCGACGCGATCGGCGTCAGCCATGTCGGCATCGACGAACTGCGCCGGGCACTCCCCGCAGGTCCCGTCTGCGTGCAGAACGCGTACAGCCTGGTCGCCCGCGACGACGAGGAGATGCTCCGGCTCTGCGTCGCGGAGGGCATCGCCTGGGTGCCGTACTTCCCGCTCGGAAGCGCCTTCCCCGGCATGCCGAAGGTGACCGAGGAACCGGCCGTCCTCGCGGTCGCCGAGTCACTGGGCCGCACCCCGGCCCAGACCGGCCTGTCCTGGCTGCTCCACCACGCCCCGAACGTGCTGCTCATCCCCGGCACGGCCGACACCGGGCACCTGGAGGCGAACGTGGCCACCGGGACGATCGCCCTCGACCCGACGGCCCTCGCCGCCCTGGACGCCGTCCCGACCCGCTCGGGGGACATCCTCGGCTGAAGCGAACACGCCCTCCGCGGACAGGGCTTCCGGCTCGGCGGCCTCGGGCGCCCCGCCGCGCCCACGACGGAAGCCGCCCCCGGCACGGTGCCGGGGGCGGCCCTCCCCGCGGGGAGACGCGCGCTAGTCGGTGCACCCCGACGGCGTCCGGCGTCGCCGCCGTGACGCGGTCGGCA
The DNA window shown above is from Streptomyces sp. NBC_00247 and carries:
- a CDS encoding aldo/keto reductase yields the protein MTSTDTTTATGVPRAGGAGRLGARTVSRIGFGAMQLHRLAHDRAAALAVVRRAVELGVDHIDTAQFYGDGFSNDVIREAVRPEDGVTVVSKVGATPHSGGPHPMRLAQRPEELRASVEDNLKSLGLDRIPVVNLRRASRAPGLIAEGDQVVDIDDQLAVMTALRDEGKIDAIGVSHVGIDELRRALPAGPVCVQNAYSLVARDDEEMLRLCVAEGIAWVPYFPLGSAFPGMPKVTEEPAVLAVAESLGRTPAQTGLSWLLHHAPNVLLIPGTADTGHLEANVATGTIALDPTALAALDAVPTRSGDILG